A single window of Anaerocolumna chitinilytica DNA harbors:
- a CDS encoding thiamine pyrophosphate-binding protein gives MRIADGIWRFLKEAGVDYVFGIPAGTISPLFDALNDIDIKPIVAKNEGGAAYMAARYASVTGKMAVCIGAGGVGANNMMNGVADAYRAKSPVLFITGYVHRWQIGKGAIQELNTEEILRPVTKYSKTVMKEEDVLKELALAVELANTVPMGPVHLSVPIDIQLCPLTADIPKLSGRTFELDAASKEGLMRACNMMEGAGKGLILAGKGTRGKSELVMELSRHLQWPVITTPEGKGVVSSEFPLNLGNYGFASTDAASGYVNDKAVDCLLVLGSALGENATNNFSKALVENKKIIHIDWDEKELGKVYETDVKICTDLRLAIPYIINHTAPGKNTGFTRPAVNGKLEKTNTGVSLREFMEELPSYMPKNTYYMADMGEFMNFAFKYLSIPEGGDFETNLNYAAMGSAIGGAVGVQVAYPKRCVAVFAGDGDFFMNGMEVLTANEYGLPIVYFIINNAMLGFVEHGHQFLFERVVKGFKQERISIANMLGACGIKAMELRENSQIKELPEFLKNLDGPAVIEIITDGSEGAPNGDRLKALQKHD, from the coding sequence ATGAGAATTGCTGACGGAATATGGAGATTTCTAAAAGAAGCAGGAGTTGATTATGTATTTGGCATACCGGCCGGAACAATCAGTCCGCTCTTTGATGCTTTAAATGATATTGATATTAAGCCTATTGTAGCCAAAAATGAAGGCGGAGCAGCCTATATGGCAGCCAGATATGCAAGTGTTACCGGTAAGATGGCAGTTTGCATAGGAGCCGGCGGAGTAGGCGCGAATAATATGATGAATGGTGTGGCAGATGCCTATCGCGCAAAATCACCGGTGTTATTTATAACCGGCTATGTTCACAGATGGCAGATAGGAAAAGGCGCTATACAAGAATTAAATACAGAAGAAATTCTAAGGCCGGTTACAAAATACAGTAAGACGGTTATGAAAGAGGAAGATGTATTGAAGGAACTGGCGCTGGCGGTTGAACTGGCAAACACAGTACCCATGGGGCCGGTGCATCTTTCTGTACCGATAGATATTCAGTTATGCCCTTTGACAGCAGACATACCAAAGCTGTCAGGCAGAACTTTTGAATTAGATGCTGCGAGCAAGGAAGGTTTAATGAGAGCTTGCAATATGATGGAAGGGGCCGGTAAAGGGCTGATTTTAGCCGGCAAGGGTACAAGGGGAAAATCCGAGTTAGTAATGGAGTTGAGCAGACACCTGCAATGGCCGGTAATTACCACACCGGAGGGCAAGGGAGTAGTATCTTCTGAATTTCCTTTGAATCTTGGCAATTATGGCTTTGCCAGCACCGATGCGGCATCAGGGTATGTCAATGATAAAGCGGTTGATTGTCTCCTGGTACTTGGCAGCGCCTTAGGCGAAAATGCTACCAATAATTTCAGCAAAGCCCTGGTAGAAAATAAAAAAATTATACATATTGACTGGGATGAGAAAGAACTAGGCAAGGTATATGAAACAGATGTTAAAATCTGCACGGATTTAAGGCTTGCCATACCTTATATCATCAATCATACTGCTCCCGGTAAAAACACCGGTTTTACAAGACCTGCTGTCAATGGGAAGCTTGAAAAAACAAATACCGGAGTTAGCCTTCGTGAATTTATGGAGGAGCTTCCGTCGTATATGCCAAAAAACACCTACTATATGGCAGATATGGGAGAGTTCATGAACTTTGCCTTCAAATATCTTTCGATACCGGAAGGCGGAGATTTTGAGACCAACTTAAATTATGCTGCCATGGGTTCAGCAATCGGCGGTGCCGTAGGAGTACAGGTGGCATATCCTAAGAGATGTGTTGCAGTATTTGCAGGTGACGGGGATTTCTTTATGAATGGTATGGAAGTTCTTACTGCCAACGAATACGGATTACCCATTGTCTACTTTATTATCAATAATGCCATGCTAGGGTTTGTTGAGCATGGTCATCAGTTCCTTTTTGAAAGGGTAGTGAAAGGTTTTAAGCAGGAGAGAATAAGCATAGCCAATATGCTTGGAGCCTGTGGGATAAAAGCAATGGAATTAAGAGAAAACAGCCAGATAAAAGAGTTACCGGAGTTCTTAAAGAATCTGGACGGTCCTGCTGTTATTGAAATTATAACGGACGGCAGTGAAGGGGCTCCAAACGGAGACAGGCTTAAGGCATTACAAAAGCATGATTAA
- a CDS encoding SDR family NAD(P)-dependent oxidoreductase, producing MLTGKTALVTGASRGIGKAIALKLAKEGADVIVNYVSSEESALKVQKEIESLGRKAYIYQCDIAKRDELEAMVAFTIEKFGKIDILVNNAGIVRYNTITDMSQKDWNDVVNTNLTGMFNLCQLVAPYMIKQNHGKIVNISSLAAVKMLPASYGYTATKAGISAFTKVLGTELIGNNINVNAIAPGIIITDMLDSLGDAAEAYKQQIPAKRFCDAEEVAELAYFLCQDISRYIVGQTIVIDGGLAL from the coding sequence ATGTTAACAGGTAAAACAGCATTAGTAACAGGCGCATCCAGAGGAATCGGAAAGGCAATAGCACTTAAACTGGCAAAAGAAGGTGCCGATGTTATTGTAAATTATGTAAGCAGCGAAGAATCAGCTCTTAAGGTACAAAAGGAAATTGAAAGCCTTGGAAGAAAAGCCTATATTTATCAGTGCGATATCGCTAAAAGAGATGAATTGGAAGCAATGGTAGCTTTCACCATTGAAAAATTCGGCAAAATAGATATTCTCGTTAACAATGCAGGAATTGTTCGCTATAACACGATTACTGATATGAGCCAGAAGGATTGGAATGATGTGGTGAATACCAATTTAACGGGTATGTTTAATTTATGCCAGTTGGTAGCTCCTTATATGATTAAACAGAACCATGGAAAAATTGTTAACATCAGCTCCCTCGCTGCAGTTAAGATGCTGCCTGCTTCCTATGGTTATACTGCAACCAAGGCAGGTATTTCTGCATTTACAAAGGTTCTGGGTACAGAGTTAATCGGAAATAATATTAATGTCAATGCCATTGCACCCGGAATTATTATCACCGATATGCTGGACAGCCTGGGAGATGCAGCAGAGGCCTATAAACAGCAAATACCTGCAAAGCGTTTCTGCGATGCGGAAGAAGTAGCTGAATTAGCATATTTCCTGTGCCAGGATATTTCAAGGTATATTGTAGGACAGACTATCGTAATAGACGGTGGATTGGCTTTATAG
- a CDS encoding methyl-accepting chemotaxis protein has translation MESYNEKGTLRRILVSTLAVMFGSFLLLTAGAFLRVQSLLKSSGEGHVSKGGFLGFMLVLVVVLLGLAALCLTLILRNMLQKAAVTEANSDYSEDKPKTNTEKNIHEFIQHVKESVDIITFSSDELKRSSGEMSDISNRVTLSISQLAEGATQQAESTEKGSTRINNITEMIICIGDDMAISDKVSDEAIEAITDVKESIRFQEGKMAENKVITENMGVAITDLMDKSKEIGKILEVIKGVAQQTNLLALNAAIEAARAGEHGRGFAVVSEEIRKLAEQSAESGKQITEIINDVQQGIENTVMQIKKANTLSQEQEKAFEHTVNSITDISEKVFSIGVKVKAVAGATQSLTEDAREAEDMIATIASISEETAAGTEEASSSVEEQNNLIQLVAECSNEMYSIAQVLKQKLEEFDAK, from the coding sequence GTGGAGAGTTATAATGAAAAGGGTACATTAAGGAGGATTTTAGTTTCTACTCTTGCTGTAATGTTTGGCAGCTTTCTTCTTTTAACAGCAGGAGCGTTTTTAAGAGTGCAGTCCTTATTAAAAAGCAGTGGTGAAGGACATGTTTCAAAGGGTGGATTTCTTGGCTTTATGCTGGTATTAGTCGTTGTGTTACTGGGACTTGCTGCTCTTTGCCTGACACTTATACTAAGAAACATGTTGCAGAAGGCTGCAGTAACAGAAGCTAATTCTGATTACAGCGAAGATAAGCCAAAAACAAATACAGAGAAGAACATTCATGAATTTATTCAGCATGTGAAGGAATCCGTAGATATCATTACCTTTTCTTCTGATGAATTGAAACGCTCCTCCGGTGAGATGAGTGATATTTCAAACAGAGTAACTCTTTCCATATCCCAATTGGCAGAAGGGGCAACCCAGCAGGCAGAATCCACGGAAAAGGGAAGCACCAGAATAAATAATATTACCGAGATGATAATCTGTATCGGTGATGACATGGCAATTTCGGACAAGGTATCCGATGAGGCTATTGAGGCTATAACAGATGTAAAAGAATCTATCCGTTTTCAGGAAGGAAAGATGGCTGAGAACAAAGTCATTACTGAGAATATGGGTGTTGCCATTACAGATTTAATGGATAAATCCAAAGAAATCGGTAAGATCTTAGAGGTTATAAAGGGAGTAGCCCAGCAGACCAATCTGCTTGCATTAAATGCGGCAATTGAAGCGGCAAGAGCAGGTGAACACGGAAGAGGATTTGCGGTTGTTTCTGAGGAGATCCGTAAGCTGGCGGAGCAATCAGCTGAATCCGGTAAGCAGATTACAGAGATTATCAACGATGTCCAACAGGGCATTGAAAATACTGTTATGCAGATCAAAAAAGCGAATACTCTTTCTCAAGAGCAGGAAAAAGCTTTTGAACATACAGTGAATTCAATCACAGATATTTCGGAAAAAGTGTTCTCCATTGGCGTAAAAGTAAAGGCGGTAGCCGGAGCTACCCAGTCTCTGACGGAAGATGCCAGAGAAGCGGAAGATATGATTGCTACCATTGCAAGCATATCAGAAGAGACAGCAGCAGGAACAGAGGAAGCATCTTCCTCCGTGGAAGAGCAGAACAACCTTATACAATTGGTTGCTGAATGCTCGAATGAGATGTATAGCATAGCACAGGTATTGAAACAAAAACTTGAAGAATTCGACGCAAAGTAA
- the ahpC gene encoding alkyl hydroperoxide reductase subunit C, with amino-acid sequence MSLVGKEVKPFKAQAFRNGKFLEVTEADFKGKWSIICFYPADFTFVCPTELEDLQNNYETFQKLGAEVYSVSTDTHYTHKAWHDTSEAIRKLTYTMIGDPSHILSRNFDVLIEEDGLADRGTFLVDPDGIIKAVEINAGNIGRNADTLVDKLKAAQYVRNNPGEVCPAKWKEGSATLKPSLDLVGKI; translated from the coding sequence ATGTCATTAGTAGGAAAAGAAGTAAAACCATTTAAAGCACAGGCATTTCGTAACGGAAAATTTCTAGAGGTAACAGAAGCTGATTTTAAGGGAAAGTGGAGTATTATCTGCTTTTATCCTGCGGACTTTACCTTTGTATGCCCTACAGAGTTGGAGGATCTACAGAACAACTATGAGACCTTTCAGAAGCTGGGAGCAGAAGTGTATTCAGTATCTACGGATACTCACTATACCCATAAAGCATGGCATGATACTTCGGAAGCTATCCGTAAGTTAACTTATACCATGATTGGAGACCCCTCCCATATTCTCTCCAGAAACTTTGATGTACTGATCGAGGAAGACGGACTAGCAGACAGAGGAACATTTCTTGTGGATCCAGATGGAATAATTAAGGCGGTAGAGATTAATGCAGGCAATATCGGACGAAATGCGGATACTTTGGTTGATAAGCTGAAAGCTGCCCAATATGTTCGAAATAATCCAGGCGAAGTATGCCCGGCGAAGTGGAAAGAAGGCAGCGCAACCCTAAAGCCCAGCCTTGACCTCGTAGGAAAAATTTGA
- the ahpF gene encoding alkyl hydroperoxide reductase subunit F: MVLEEEIKSQLIEYLKLLEEEIDIKISAGTDTVSEDLLTFIGEVGTLSDKINIVKASLPRTPSFQICKRGGLKGVTFAGIPLGHEFNSFVLALLQVSGRAPKISEKVKEQIKALKGEHKFETYVSLSCHNCPEVVQALNIISVLNPGYSHTMIDGAIYKKETEEKDILAVPAVYLDGEFFGGGRMELEEILSKLDVPMETEEAYEKEPFEILVVGGGPAGASAAIYAARKGIRTGIVAERFGGQVLDTLGIENLIGTKYTEGPKLAQSLEEHVKNYEVDIIRGQRAKGLAKKDLIEVELENGAVLKSKAVIISTGARWRKVNVPGEEEFNTKGVAYCPHCDGPLFKGKRVAVIGGGNSGIEAAIDLAGVAEQVTVLEFMPELKADAVLQAHLNSLPNVTVYKNVQTKEITGAGKVDGITFTHRETGEEKHLNLEGVFVQIGLTANTDWLGDTVNRNRIGEIVVDSHNNTNVPGVFAAGDCTDSPYKQIIISMGSGANAALSAFDYLIRN, from the coding sequence ATGGTACTGGAAGAAGAAATTAAAAGTCAACTTATTGAATATTTAAAGTTGTTGGAAGAAGAAATAGATATAAAGATAAGTGCAGGTACAGATACTGTATCCGAGGATTTATTAACTTTTATCGGGGAAGTCGGCACACTGTCCGATAAAATTAATATAGTAAAGGCAAGCTTACCAAGAACGCCCAGCTTTCAGATATGTAAAAGAGGAGGACTAAAGGGTGTAACCTTTGCAGGTATTCCTTTGGGACATGAATTCAATTCCTTTGTACTTGCTCTTTTACAGGTCAGCGGCAGAGCCCCAAAGATCAGCGAAAAGGTGAAAGAGCAGATTAAGGCATTAAAGGGCGAGCACAAGTTTGAGACCTATGTCAGTCTAAGCTGCCATAATTGCCCGGAGGTTGTACAGGCGTTAAATATTATAAGTGTGCTAAACCCCGGATATAGTCATACAATGATTGATGGTGCCATCTATAAGAAGGAGACAGAAGAAAAAGATATTCTGGCAGTTCCGGCGGTTTATCTTGACGGAGAATTCTTTGGCGGCGGACGTATGGAGTTGGAAGAAATTCTTTCTAAGCTAGATGTTCCCATGGAGACAGAGGAAGCTTATGAGAAAGAACCCTTTGAAATACTGGTAGTCGGCGGAGGTCCTGCAGGAGCAAGCGCGGCTATCTATGCGGCAAGAAAAGGCATCCGAACAGGTATCGTGGCAGAACGTTTCGGCGGGCAGGTCCTTGATACACTGGGAATAGAGAACCTAATCGGTACAAAGTATACGGAAGGACCTAAGTTAGCTCAGAGCCTGGAAGAACACGTCAAAAATTATGAGGTGGATATTATAAGAGGACAGCGGGCGAAGGGACTTGCGAAGAAAGACTTGATCGAAGTGGAACTGGAGAATGGAGCTGTGCTTAAAAGCAAAGCAGTAATAATTAGTACCGGTGCCAGGTGGCGAAAGGTCAATGTACCGGGAGAAGAAGAATTTAATACTAAAGGTGTTGCCTACTGCCCTCATTGTGACGGGCCTTTGTTTAAAGGAAAGAGGGTGGCTGTTATCGGAGGAGGTAATTCCGGTATTGAAGCTGCTATTGATCTGGCAGGAGTGGCTGAACAGGTTACAGTTCTTGAGTTTATGCCGGAACTAAAGGCAGATGCTGTACTGCAGGCACATCTTAACAGCCTGCCAAACGTCACCGTTTATAAGAACGTGCAGACTAAGGAAATAACCGGAGCGGGTAAAGTTGACGGGATTACCTTTACCCACCGGGAGACAGGTGAAGAGAAACACCTAAACCTTGAGGGTGTATTCGTACAGATTGGTTTAACCGCCAATACAGACTGGCTGGGAGATACCGTTAATCGTAACAGGATAGGAGAAATCGTAGTTGACAGCCATAATAATACCAATGTACCCGGTGTCTTTGCTGCCGGTGACTGTACGGACAGTCCTTATAAGCAGATAATCATATCGATGGGCTCTGGGGCTAATGCAGCACTCAGTGCATTTGATTATCTCATTCGAAATTAA
- a CDS encoding LacI family DNA-binding transcriptional regulator yields the protein MVGIKDIARQAGVSVSTVSNVLNNKKNVGDDTRDKILKICEELSYYPNMAGKGLKSGKPNTILFNFSDFDRSFYLKIINGISDYVNDNDFDLIICTDKSCEKYMNNSLTSGSIILDKKMKDEVLNRIAAENYPIVVLDRILENPWIKSVVVNNYEPMYELIQGVIDRGYKSFGFVGGPEETADNKERYRAFRDALAANHIEFQQKSYFAGNYREKSGYTAAKILMLSRELPDCLVCANDNMAIGAMKAFRENGLRVPKDIAVTGFDNCDLAEAMGLTTVSIPNYERGYIAARYLIENIRGQKNVETFKIEAKIIFRDSVGVTEERN from the coding sequence ATGGTAGGAATTAAAGATATTGCAAGACAGGCAGGAGTTTCCGTATCAACAGTATCCAATGTTTTAAACAATAAGAAAAATGTAGGGGATGATACAAGAGATAAGATACTTAAAATCTGTGAAGAGTTATCTTATTATCCTAATATGGCAGGAAAAGGCTTAAAATCCGGCAAACCGAATACCATCCTCTTTAATTTCAGCGATTTTGACAGAAGTTTTTATCTTAAGATTATCAATGGCATCAGTGATTATGTGAATGACAATGATTTCGACCTGATTATCTGTACGGATAAATCCTGTGAGAAATACATGAATAACAGCCTTACAAGCGGCAGTATCATATTGGATAAAAAGATGAAGGATGAGGTCTTAAACCGCATCGCTGCAGAGAATTACCCCATAGTAGTCCTGGATAGGATATTGGAGAACCCCTGGATAAAGAGCGTGGTAGTCAACAACTATGAGCCTATGTATGAACTGATACAAGGTGTAATTGACCGAGGTTATAAGAGCTTTGGATTTGTGGGAGGTCCGGAAGAAACCGCAGATAACAAGGAACGTTACAGGGCTTTCCGGGATGCACTGGCGGCAAACCATATAGAGTTCCAGCAAAAGAGCTACTTTGCCGGGAACTACCGTGAGAAGAGCGGATATACCGCTGCAAAGATATTGATGTTAAGCAGAGAGCTTCCGGATTGTCTTGTCTGCGCCAATGATAATATGGCCATTGGTGCAATGAAAGCCTTCAGGGAAAACGGACTCAGGGTTCCCAAGGATATAGCAGTCACTGGATTTGATAATTGTGATCTTGCCGAAGCCATGGGACTTACTACCGTTTCTATCCCTAATTATGAAAGAGGTTATATTGCTGCCAGGTATTTGATTGAGAATATTAGGGGACAGAAGAATGTAGAGACTTTTAAAATAGAAGCCAAGATAATCTTTAGAGACAGTGTTGGTGTGACGGAAGAACGTAATTAG
- a CDS encoding sugar ABC transporter substrate-binding protein: protein MKLRKMSSILLVIIMIVGMILTGCGTKKETNTSTNNAKTNNAGTSGTNSSTDAKPTEQTKAADKIVIFQSKVEISDQLEECAKAYTDETGVQVEVWGTTGDDYLQQLKIKLGNNQGPTVFSLAPGSESDDLKAYLADLSDLSFVSDIADNMANVIDGKVVGIPYTMEGFGVVYNKSLIDASKVTSYDSFVQMLKDQKAAGINGFSLSQESYFLIGHILNTPFALQADPDDYIKKLVAGEVKMQDTPEFVEFAKFMEAIRDNTSNPLEVNYDSETGDFATGKTASIHQGNWCYSMFKDYDVKFDMGIMPLPINGNDKIAVSVPSCWYVNSQASAGEIQAGKDFINWLYTSDTGKKYLMEKFGFIPVLKSMTSTKLDPLSQAVADYAAQGKTISWPMSKWPAGIVDVYLVPVAQEFFTTKMTGTELLEKLTDAFVQAGKQ, encoded by the coding sequence ATGAAATTAAGAAAAATGTCAAGCATTTTACTTGTAATTATCATGATTGTGGGCATGATATTAACCGGGTGCGGTACGAAAAAGGAAACAAATACAAGTACCAACAATGCAAAGACAAATAATGCAGGAACTAGCGGAACGAATAGCAGTACCGATGCGAAACCTACAGAGCAGACAAAGGCAGCAGATAAAATCGTTATCTTCCAGTCCAAGGTTGAGATTAGTGATCAGTTGGAGGAATGCGCGAAAGCTTATACCGATGAGACCGGCGTGCAGGTTGAGGTATGGGGAACCACCGGCGATGATTATTTACAACAACTTAAAATAAAGCTTGGCAATAATCAGGGACCTACGGTTTTCTCTTTGGCTCCCGGCTCCGAATCAGATGACCTTAAAGCATATCTTGCTGATTTAAGTGATTTATCTTTTGTAAGCGATATTGCAGACAACATGGCAAATGTAATTGACGGCAAGGTTGTTGGTATTCCTTATACCATGGAAGGCTTTGGAGTTGTATATAATAAGAGCCTCATCGATGCATCCAAGGTTACAAGTTATGATTCTTTTGTTCAGATGTTAAAAGATCAGAAGGCAGCCGGAATCAACGGTTTTAGTTTATCCCAGGAAAGTTATTTCCTTATCGGACATATCTTAAATACTCCTTTTGCCTTACAGGCAGATCCGGATGATTACATAAAGAAATTGGTTGCAGGCGAAGTAAAAATGCAGGATACACCTGAATTTGTAGAGTTTGCTAAGTTTATGGAAGCAATCAGAGATAATACCAGCAATCCTCTGGAAGTAAATTATGATAGTGAGACAGGAGATTTTGCTACCGGTAAGACCGCTTCCATCCATCAGGGCAACTGGTGCTATAGTATGTTCAAAGATTATGATGTGAAGTTTGATATGGGAATTATGCCACTTCCTATCAACGGTAATGATAAAATTGCTGTCAGCGTACCAAGTTGCTGGTATGTAAATTCTCAGGCTTCTGCAGGTGAGATACAGGCAGGTAAAGACTTTATTAACTGGTTATATACAAGTGACACCGGAAAGAAATATCTGATGGAGAAGTTCGGTTTTATACCCGTGTTAAAGTCCATGACAAGTACAAAGCTTGATCCTTTGTCCCAGGCAGTTGCAGACTATGCAGCTCAGGGAAAGACTATCTCCTGGCCTATGAGTAAATGGCCCGCAGGTATTGTAGATGTATATTTGGTACCTGTAGCACAGGAATTCTTTACAACCAAGATGACCGGAACGGAGCTCCTTGAGAAATTAACAGATGCTTTCGTTCAGGCAGGAAAACAATAA
- a CDS encoding carbohydrate ABC transporter permease — protein sequence MRKRRDKAWYALFVFPLVFIFTTVVVIPFIIGIGYSFISWDGMPLNEKKFVGLDNYIRLFADSRFLTSAVHTVLFTIFSVLLINLLGLTFALAVTGKLKVKNAARTMLFMPYLIGGLILGYIWKFIFTDVFKSIGQITGLTKVFFSWLLNPRFALVAMIIVATWQMAGYIMIIYINGIQAMPEDVLEAAKVDGANFWQTLLRIKFPLIMPSFTICLFLTLSNCFKLFDVNFSLTGGGPSNATEMMAMNIYNEIFSLNNYGYGQAKAIVFFLAVAVITLLQVSVTKKKEVEM from the coding sequence ATGAGAAAGAGAAGGGATAAAGCCTGGTATGCTTTGTTTGTTTTTCCTCTAGTATTTATCTTTACAACAGTTGTAGTAATACCATTTATAATTGGCATCGGGTATTCCTTCATATCCTGGGACGGAATGCCGTTAAATGAAAAAAAGTTCGTAGGTTTGGACAATTATATAAGACTTTTTGCAGACAGCCGTTTTCTGACCTCTGCAGTACATACGGTGCTATTCACTATATTTTCTGTGCTATTAATTAACTTATTGGGTCTGACCTTTGCTCTGGCGGTGACCGGAAAACTTAAAGTGAAAAATGCAGCCAGGACAATGCTTTTTATGCCTTATCTTATCGGGGGTCTGATTCTGGGTTATATCTGGAAATTTATTTTTACGGATGTATTCAAATCAATCGGACAGATTACAGGCTTAACGAAGGTTTTCTTTAGCTGGCTGTTAAATCCCAGGTTTGCACTGGTGGCAATGATAATTGTGGCAACCTGGCAGATGGCGGGATATATCATGATCATATATATCAATGGTATTCAAGCTATGCCGGAAGATGTGCTGGAGGCAGCTAAGGTGGACGGAGCTAATTTCTGGCAGACATTGCTCCGAATTAAATTCCCTCTGATTATGCCTTCCTTTACCATATGTCTGTTCTTAACTTTATCCAATTGCTTTAAACTCTTTGATGTGAACTTCTCCCTTACCGGAGGAGGTCCAAGTAATGCCACGGAAATGATGGCTATGAATATATACAATGAAATCTTCTCTCTGAATAATTACGGATACGGCCAGGCAAAAGCCATTGTATTCTTCCTTGCGGTTGCAGTGATTACTTTGCTTCAGGTTTCCGTTACTAAGAAGAAGGAGGTGGAGATGTGA
- a CDS encoding carbohydrate ABC transporter permease, giving the protein MKRLGKIFIEFLVVVLCLAYLFPIYIVLVNSFKNRAELYKNMLALPKSMSFEYFAKAMNKMSFLGAFRNSLVVTIISITVIIILASMTAWMFVRTDNRLSRILFMIFVATMIIPFQTIMMPLMQVMGWVRDNLHIPMLNSLGGLIYMNIGFGTSMAVFLYHGFVKSIPVSLEEAATIDGCNTFKVFWKIVFPMLKPTTVTVAILDVIWIWNDYLLPSLVLSSKSLRTIPLSTASFFGQFTIEWNLAMAGLMLTVTPVIIFYLCAQKYIVKGVAAGAVKL; this is encoded by the coding sequence ATGAAAAGACTTGGTAAGATTTTTATAGAGTTTTTGGTAGTTGTTCTCTGCCTTGCATATCTGTTCCCGATTTATATTGTACTGGTCAATTCCTTTAAGAACAGGGCAGAACTTTATAAGAATATGCTGGCGCTGCCAAAGAGCATGTCCTTTGAATATTTTGCAAAGGCCATGAATAAGATGAGCTTTTTGGGAGCTTTTAGAAACTCTCTTGTTGTTACAATAATATCTATTACGGTTATTATTATCTTGGCTTCGATGACTGCCTGGATGTTTGTACGGACCGACAACAGACTTAGCCGGATATTATTTATGATATTTGTGGCAACCATGATTATACCTTTCCAGACTATTATGATGCCTTTAATGCAGGTAATGGGATGGGTAAGGGATAATCTGCATATCCCTATGTTAAATAGTTTAGGCGGACTTATTTATATGAATATAGGATTTGGAACCAGTATGGCAGTATTCTTATACCATGGATTTGTGAAATCCATACCGGTATCCCTGGAAGAAGCAGCTACTATTGACGGCTGTAATACCTTTAAGGTCTTCTGGAAGATTGTTTTTCCAATGCTGAAACCGACCACTGTGACTGTTGCGATACTGGATGTTATATGGATATGGAATGATTACTTGCTTCCTTCTTTGGTATTATCCAGTAAATCTCTAAGGACCATTCCCTTATCTACAGCTTCCTTCTTCGGGCAGTTTACAATTGAATGGAATCTGGCAATGGCGGGACTTATGCTGACAGTGACACCGGTTATTATATTCTATCTGTGTGCTCAGAAATACATCGTAAAGGGAGTTGCTGCCGGAGCGGTTAAATTGTAA